A genomic window from bacterium includes:
- a CDS encoding CDGSH iron-sulfur domain-containing protein has protein sequence MADVTITPIDNGPYLVRGPVKIIDASGEVFEVKKETVALCRCGGSVNKPFCDGTHSKIGFEAANRAVKGG, from the coding sequence ATGGCCGACGTGACCATTACGCCGATCGACAATGGGCCGTATCTCGTCCGGGGGCCGGTGAAGATTATCGACGCCAGCGGCGAAGTCTTCGAGGTCAAGAAGGAGACCGTCGCGCTCTGCCGGTGCGGGGGGTCGGTGAACAAGCCGTTCTGCGATGGGACGCACAGCAAGATCGGCTTCGAGGCCGCGAACCGCGCCGTGAAGGGCGGCTAG